A stretch of Microbacterium sp. 4R-513 DNA encodes these proteins:
- a CDS encoding A24 family peptidase — translation MAVLVPFTVVVSGILGLIIGSFLNVVAVRVPAGMPLARESRCPHCDAAIKPWHNVPVGGWLILRGRCASCGKGISPRYPIVEAITGVFFALVAWLTLATSTAPLPATYAVLVAFLYFAAISVVLTLIDLDTHRLPNAIVLPSYVVAGVLLTAACVLGADWGRLLTAVIGMAILYGFYFVIRLIRPDGMGGGDVKLAGVVGLYLGWLGWGALAVGAFAAFVLGGLFGLALIAVRRAGRRSAIPFGPWMLAGAWVGIFMGQALGAWYVSLLGL, via the coding sequence GTGGCCGTCCTCGTCCCCTTCACCGTCGTCGTCTCAGGCATTCTGGGCCTCATCATCGGCTCCTTCCTGAACGTCGTGGCCGTGCGCGTGCCCGCCGGCATGCCGCTCGCGCGCGAGAGCCGGTGCCCCCACTGCGATGCGGCCATCAAGCCGTGGCACAACGTGCCCGTCGGCGGGTGGCTCATCCTGCGCGGGCGCTGCGCGTCGTGCGGGAAGGGCATCTCGCCGCGGTATCCGATCGTCGAGGCGATCACGGGCGTCTTCTTCGCGCTCGTCGCCTGGCTCACACTCGCGACCAGCACCGCACCCCTCCCGGCGACGTATGCGGTGCTGGTCGCGTTCCTCTACTTCGCGGCGATCAGCGTCGTGCTGACGCTGATCGACCTCGACACACACCGCCTTCCGAACGCGATCGTCCTGCCGAGCTACGTCGTCGCCGGCGTTCTGCTCACGGCAGCCTGCGTGCTGGGCGCGGACTGGGGCCGGCTGCTGACGGCCGTCATCGGCATGGCGATCCTCTACGGCTTCTATTTCGTCATCCGCCTCATCCGTCCCGACGGAATGGGCGGCGGAGACGTCAAGCTGGCCGGCGTCGTCGGTCTCTATCTCGGGTGGCTGGGCTGGGGAGCCCTCGCCGTCGGGGCGTTCGCAGCCTTCGTGCTCGGCGGACTGTTCGGACTCGCACTCATCGCTGTGCGCCGCGCCGGGCGGCGCTCAGCGATTCCTTTCGGCCCGTGGATGCTCGCCGGAGCATGGGTCGGAATCTTTATGGGGCAGGCGCTCGGCGCCTGGTACGTCAGCCTGCTCGGACTCTGA
- a CDS encoding type IV pilus twitching motility protein PilT: MSPSALDGLLLAASRYDASDVHLTAEAPPLMRVDGDLVPIPGYTDPLSALWVESAAFGLMAPAQRDEFDERHEVDLAHASEGLGRFRVNVFRQLGSIAVALRFIPQRVFTLEELGAPAIARDLALKPRGLVLLTGPTGSGKSTTLTAMVDIINNTLPAHVIAIEDPIEFHHESKRSLIHQREVGADTGSFAEALRRVLRQDPDVILIGELRDPESIQTALSAAETGHLVLSTLHTQGAAKSVNRIVDVFPADQQQQIRTQLGDTLQGIISQTLMPLAQTGGRTIATEVLINTPAVANLIREGQVAQLYTAMQAGAQVGMHTLDQDLRRLVEEGVIAAHVARMFAVDPKYLDGVHVRPRDLDAEAWSMHAGERQYQGI, translated from the coding sequence ATGAGCCCGAGTGCACTCGATGGGCTGCTGCTCGCGGCCTCCCGGTACGACGCATCCGATGTCCACCTGACGGCCGAAGCTCCGCCGCTCATGCGCGTCGACGGCGACCTTGTGCCGATCCCCGGATACACCGACCCGCTCTCCGCCCTCTGGGTGGAGTCGGCCGCGTTCGGACTCATGGCGCCTGCGCAGCGCGACGAGTTCGACGAACGCCACGAGGTGGATCTCGCGCACGCGTCCGAAGGCCTCGGGCGCTTCCGCGTCAACGTGTTCCGCCAGCTCGGATCGATTGCTGTCGCCCTCCGTTTCATCCCGCAGCGCGTTTTCACCCTCGAAGAGCTGGGGGCGCCCGCCATCGCGCGCGACCTGGCGCTCAAGCCGAGAGGCCTCGTGCTGCTCACGGGTCCGACGGGCTCGGGCAAGTCGACGACCCTGACAGCGATGGTCGACATCATCAACAACACGCTGCCGGCGCACGTGATCGCGATCGAAGATCCGATCGAATTCCATCACGAGAGCAAGAGGTCCCTGATCCACCAGCGCGAGGTGGGAGCCGACACGGGATCGTTCGCCGAGGCCCTGCGCCGCGTGCTGCGCCAGGACCCCGATGTCATCCTCATCGGCGAGCTTCGCGACCCGGAGTCGATTCAGACGGCGCTCTCCGCGGCGGAGACGGGCCACCTCGTTCTCTCAACCCTGCACACGCAGGGCGCGGCGAAGAGCGTGAACCGCATCGTCGATGTGTTCCCCGCCGATCAGCAGCAGCAGATCCGGACGCAGCTCGGCGACACCCTCCAGGGCATTATCAGCCAGACGCTCATGCCGCTCGCGCAGACGGGCGGCCGGACGATCGCGACTGAAGTGCTCATCAACACGCCGGCGGTTGCGAACCTCATCCGTGAGGGCCAGGTCGCGCAGCTCTACACGGCGATGCAGGCCGGTGCGCAGGTGGGCATGCACACATTGGATCAAGACCTCCGGCGACTCGTCGAGGAGGGCGTCATCGCGGCACACGTCGCCCGGATGTTCGCGGTCGATCCGAAGTACCTCGACGGCGTGCATGTGCGGCCGCGCGACCTCGATGCCGAGGCGTGGTCGATGCACGCCGGCGAACGTCAGTACCAGGGGATCTGA
- a CDS encoding DUF342 domain-containing protein, producing MIQRLLARAKFRSDESGAILVTVVVVMFVGFIVAATIAASVMFTIGANDTNKDRTEAFIAAESGRDVGVAAVTAGCTATTLTGTNPTYTTKIYSTSGTKPTSATDAGVTLGCPSSTSKYVVFRTTGTGPDGATTTIDSVYPWTVTYSNVPGGVVTYFSGSVSQSVSHYTGDLVLRNGNWACPNGGTLDGDLYVLNGTVSLSTGCIVNGDIYASGNVSSNSQSWHVNARAGSTSAGNITTNGTVSFDANGNPTVAGYISAKGNIKLNATGGGAATVGGTVTTKGTAVVDLPAWTTGAVTQNSPSDPVFDPTLAWLRAATKWIDLDGASSWGTSAPINCASDLQNANTATAKVKPLLSSGTTPLVLNFSGCTKDVKLDLTGSVPVTRNVVVISPKDQGLTISLGGLTAAAGSNFQLLFVHADGNRDDRDASGDPKPTCGSSGTRNAQDGFGTTGSIASNISVMIYSPCGLSGTVTASFAGQLYTDDTTNFHSGSAYTCKPMSWGTALPSLGCTIKGSGGIIDSSTLVQRLDGLVYQSEK from the coding sequence GTGATTCAGCGACTGCTCGCGCGGGCGAAGTTCCGCAGCGACGAGAGCGGCGCGATCCTCGTCACGGTGGTCGTGGTGATGTTCGTCGGCTTCATCGTCGCGGCGACGATCGCGGCATCCGTCATGTTCACGATCGGCGCCAACGACACCAACAAAGACCGTACCGAGGCCTTCATCGCTGCCGAATCCGGCCGCGATGTGGGGGTTGCGGCCGTTACCGCCGGGTGCACGGCGACGACGCTCACCGGCACCAACCCGACCTACACCACCAAGATCTATTCGACGAGCGGTACCAAGCCGACCTCGGCCACGGACGCCGGCGTCACGCTGGGGTGCCCGTCGAGCACCTCGAAGTACGTCGTCTTCCGCACGACCGGCACGGGCCCCGACGGCGCGACCACCACGATCGACTCCGTTTATCCGTGGACTGTCACGTACTCGAACGTCCCGGGCGGCGTCGTCACCTACTTCTCGGGCAGCGTCTCGCAGAGCGTGTCGCACTACACAGGCGACCTCGTGCTCCGGAACGGAAACTGGGCATGCCCTAACGGCGGCACGCTCGACGGCGACCTGTATGTCCTGAACGGCACCGTGAGCCTCAGCACCGGATGCATCGTCAACGGCGACATCTACGCGAGCGGCAACGTCTCGAGCAACTCCCAGTCGTGGCACGTCAACGCCCGAGCGGGCAGCACGAGCGCTGGCAACATCACCACCAACGGCACGGTTTCCTTCGACGCCAACGGCAATCCGACTGTCGCCGGGTACATTTCGGCCAAGGGAAACATCAAACTCAACGCGACGGGCGGTGGCGCTGCGACGGTCGGCGGCACGGTGACGACGAAGGGCACGGCGGTTGTCGACTTGCCGGCCTGGACGACCGGGGCCGTGACCCAGAACTCGCCATCGGACCCCGTGTTCGACCCGACGCTCGCATGGTTACGCGCCGCGACGAAGTGGATCGACCTCGACGGCGCGTCGAGCTGGGGAACGTCCGCGCCCATCAACTGCGCGAGCGATCTGCAGAACGCGAACACCGCCACGGCCAAGGTCAAGCCACTGCTTTCTTCGGGCACGACCCCGCTCGTCCTCAACTTCAGTGGGTGCACGAAGGACGTCAAGCTGGATCTGACCGGATCCGTGCCCGTCACCCGAAACGTCGTCGTCATCTCGCCGAAGGACCAGGGACTCACGATCTCGCTGGGTGGTCTCACGGCCGCCGCCGGCAGCAACTTCCAGCTGCTGTTCGTCCATGCGGACGGCAACCGCGACGACCGCGACGCGTCGGGCGACCCGAAGCCGACGTGCGGAAGCTCGGGCACGCGCAACGCGCAGGACGGGTTCGGCACCACCGGCTCGATCGCGTCGAACATCAGCGTCATGATCTACTCGCCGTGCGGCCTCAGCGGTACGGTCACGGCGAGCTTCGCGGGTCAGCTGTACACAGACGACACCACGAACTTCCACTCGGGGTCTGCCTACACCTGCAAGCCGATGAGCTGGGGCACGGCTCTTCCCAGCCTCGGCTGCACGATCAAGGGATCCGGCGGCATCATCGACTCGAGCACGCTCGTGCAGCGTCTCGACGGCCTCGTCTACCAGTCGGAGAAGTAG
- a CDS encoding ATPase, T2SS/T4P/T4SS family, translating to MRGLAQTLVLTGAVRAAEMSAALAEVGDGPELREHLVNAHIATEAQVAEAVALHTGHRYVELANIPLDPNVVALVPGNICRKYQLIPLDRRGDRLVVGILDPNDIVALDDVASVTDLFVEPVVVARDALEQMFERFLRSDEELSELSIAIEENVESTSESFTETIEDQDADAPVVRFVNLLISQAINDRASDIHVEPGESQLTVRYRIDGVLHEMQKADRSIQDGIISRLKIMSSIDIAEKRRPQDGRLSVAHEGRQVDLRVATLPTVWGEKIVMRILDNTGQRMAMSDLLMSPRNLDRFEASISRPHGMVLATGPTGSGKSTTLYTALRAVANPKINVITVEDPVEYRIGGINQVQVNNKAGLTFSNALRSILRSDPDVVLVGEIRDHETAVISIEAALTGHLVLSTLHTNDAPSALTRLTEIGCEPFLVATALEAIVAQRLARRLCTRCREPFTEPTDVLTSLGFPHDPSDPPQIFRAAGCPACSGTGYRGRVALHEVMTLTEELEQLVVTRATGSEMRQVALRQGMVSLREDGFSKVAQGLTTIEEVLRVSV from the coding sequence ATGAGGGGACTCGCACAGACGCTTGTGCTGACCGGGGCCGTGCGTGCGGCCGAGATGTCGGCTGCGCTCGCCGAGGTGGGTGACGGCCCGGAGCTCAGAGAGCACCTCGTCAACGCGCACATCGCGACCGAGGCGCAGGTCGCTGAGGCCGTCGCGCTGCACACAGGCCATCGCTATGTCGAGCTCGCGAACATCCCGCTCGACCCGAACGTCGTGGCGCTCGTGCCCGGCAACATCTGCCGCAAGTACCAGCTGATCCCGCTCGACCGCCGGGGCGACCGGCTCGTGGTGGGCATCCTGGATCCCAACGACATCGTCGCGCTCGACGACGTCGCCAGTGTCACCGACCTCTTCGTCGAGCCGGTCGTCGTCGCGCGCGACGCGCTGGAGCAGATGTTCGAGCGCTTCCTGCGGTCGGACGAGGAGCTCAGCGAGCTGTCCATCGCGATCGAGGAGAACGTCGAGTCGACGTCCGAGTCGTTCACCGAGACGATCGAGGATCAGGACGCCGACGCCCCCGTCGTGCGGTTCGTCAACCTCCTGATCTCTCAGGCCATCAACGACCGCGCGAGCGACATCCACGTCGAGCCGGGCGAGAGCCAGCTGACCGTCCGGTACCGCATCGACGGCGTGCTGCACGAGATGCAGAAGGCCGACCGGTCGATCCAGGACGGCATCATCTCGCGCCTCAAGATCATGTCGTCGATCGACATCGCGGAGAAGCGCCGGCCCCAGGATGGGCGCCTCTCGGTGGCGCACGAGGGCCGGCAGGTCGACCTCCGCGTCGCGACGCTACCGACCGTGTGGGGCGAGAAGATCGTCATGCGCATCCTCGACAACACCGGTCAGCGGATGGCGATGTCGGACCTCCTGATGTCGCCGCGCAACCTCGACCGGTTTGAGGCCTCGATCTCGCGGCCGCACGGCATGGTGCTGGCGACGGGTCCGACCGGGTCGGGCAAGTCGACGACGCTGTACACCGCGCTCCGGGCCGTGGCTAACCCGAAGATCAACGTCATCACGGTCGAAGACCCGGTGGAGTACCGCATCGGCGGCATCAACCAGGTGCAGGTGAACAACAAGGCCGGGCTGACGTTCAGCAATGCCCTGCGGTCGATCCTGCGCTCCGACCCCGATGTCGTTCTCGTCGGCGAGATCCGCGACCACGAGACGGCCGTCATCTCCATCGAGGCGGCGCTCACCGGTCACCTCGTGCTGTCGACGCTGCACACGAACGACGCTCCGTCGGCTCTCACTCGCCTGACCGAGATCGGCTGCGAGCCGTTCCTCGTGGCGACGGCGCTCGAGGCCATCGTCGCCCAGCGTCTCGCCCGGCGGCTCTGCACGCGGTGCCGCGAGCCCTTCACCGAGCCGACCGACGTGCTGACGTCGCTCGGTTTTCCGCACGACCCGTCGGACCCGCCCCAGATCTTCCGCGCGGCCGGCTGCCCCGCCTGCTCGGGGACGGGCTACCGCGGTCGTGTCGCCCTGCACGAGGTCATGACGCTCACCGAGGAGCTCGAGCAGCTCGTCGTGACGCGCGCGACGGGCAGCGAGATGCGTCAGGTCGCGCTGCGGCAGGGCATGGTGTCGCTCCGTGAGGACGGCTTCAGCAAGGTCGCGCAGGGTCTCACGACCATCGAAGAGGTGCTGCGGGTCTCGGTGTAG
- the pilM gene encoding pilus assembly protein PilM, whose translation MASTVVGLEITEESVRAVEIRRGKTPVLVAAGEIALPEEAARDSEVIDRDVVAMALRQLWSTFAFKGREVTLGVGSRRILVREYTTQAMAPEMLRQALPYQVQDLLPVPANQAVLDFYPVSQIGDQVSGLLVAAVAETIEQLIATTDRAKLKTRAVDLVPFGLARVAKRIAVAGDTIAMIHVGDHTSHVVIATDGVPHFVRILPADVATAAVRRRDEALNSLVDVPVEEFALETVPPMPASVTRTRAALRTGGAGDPSVADLVSRIRSTVSFFTNRPGAPRISAVAVSGAGFLAHGVSESLTRAFDVPVRGIHVADVVKISSGLALPEELAFNAVSTLGILLGEGN comes from the coding sequence ATGGCATCGACAGTGGTCGGCCTGGAGATAACAGAAGAGAGTGTGCGTGCCGTAGAGATACGGCGTGGCAAGACTCCCGTCCTCGTCGCGGCGGGCGAGATCGCGCTGCCGGAGGAGGCGGCGCGGGACTCGGAGGTGATCGATCGGGATGTCGTGGCGATGGCGCTGCGGCAGTTGTGGTCGACCTTCGCGTTCAAGGGGCGTGAGGTGACGCTCGGTGTGGGAAGCCGCCGGATCCTCGTGCGCGAGTACACGACGCAGGCGATGGCGCCCGAGATGCTCCGTCAGGCGCTTCCGTACCAAGTGCAGGACCTCCTGCCCGTGCCCGCCAATCAGGCGGTGCTGGACTTCTACCCGGTGTCGCAGATCGGCGACCAGGTGTCGGGACTCCTCGTCGCGGCCGTGGCCGAGACGATCGAACAGCTCATCGCCACGACCGACCGCGCGAAGCTCAAGACCCGGGCGGTCGACCTCGTGCCGTTCGGTCTCGCGCGGGTGGCCAAGCGCATCGCCGTCGCGGGCGACACGATCGCGATGATCCACGTCGGCGACCACACATCGCACGTCGTGATCGCCACCGACGGGGTGCCGCACTTCGTGCGCATCCTTCCCGCCGACGTCGCGACGGCCGCCGTGCGGCGACGCGACGAAGCGCTCAACTCTCTCGTCGACGTGCCGGTCGAGGAGTTCGCCCTAGAGACCGTGCCCCCCATGCCGGCCAGCGTCACGCGCACGCGGGCCGCGCTGCGGACGGGCGGTGCCGGGGATCCCTCGGTCGCCGACCTCGTCAGCCGCATCCGCAGCACGGTGTCGTTCTTCACGAACCGGCCCGGCGCCCCGCGCATCTCGGCGGTGGCGGTGAGCGGCGCCGGCTTCCTCGCGCACGGGGTGTCCGAGTCGCTCACCCGCGCCTTCGACGTTCCGGTGCGAGGCATCCACGTCGCCGATGTCGTGAAGATCAGCAGCGGGCTCGCTCTCCCCGAAGAGCTTGCGTTCAACGCCGTCAGCACGCTCGGCATCCTGCTCGGGGAGGGGAACTGA
- a CDS encoding type II secretion system F family protein: MAIVQEFTYRAVDPRGGSVIKGSMEASSESAVTGKLRAQGLTPLEISPLSKTGLNREIKIPGLGGTVKAKSLAIFTRQMAGLLNAGLPLMRTLSILIEQTEDKRLQPALVKVQADVESGSSFSQALSRHPEIFPPLMISIVRVGETGGFLSRAMMSLAENYQKESELQNKIRAAVTYPTIVLIIAIIGVLAMVTFVVPVFENMFAGLGTSLPLPTQILVTISRNMWWILPLLIVVVGVAWVWWLRNRNKESVRRVIDPFKLKMPIFGKVFTKMAVARFSRNLSMMLDAGVPIIQALAIVGQASNNWAVERAVHDIQDSVRQGRSFSGPLAKAGVFPTMVPQMVAVGEESGTLSEMLASIADFYEDEVETATSQLSATIEPVLIVGLGIIIGAMVISLYLPIFTLYGDLAKQA, encoded by the coding sequence ATGGCGATCGTTCAGGAATTCACGTACCGCGCGGTCGACCCGCGCGGCGGCAGCGTCATCAAGGGCTCGATGGAGGCATCCAGCGAGTCGGCGGTGACCGGCAAGCTGCGCGCTCAGGGCCTCACGCCCCTCGAGATCTCGCCGCTCTCCAAGACCGGTCTCAACCGCGAGATCAAGATCCCGGGCCTCGGCGGGACGGTCAAGGCCAAGTCGCTCGCCATTTTCACGCGGCAGATGGCGGGTCTGCTGAACGCGGGCCTTCCGCTCATGCGGACCCTCTCGATCCTCATCGAGCAGACGGAGGACAAGCGGCTGCAGCCCGCCCTCGTGAAGGTGCAGGCGGATGTCGAGAGCGGCTCGTCGTTCTCGCAGGCACTGTCGCGGCATCCCGAGATCTTCCCGCCTCTCATGATCAGCATCGTGCGGGTGGGCGAGACGGGTGGATTCCTCTCGCGGGCGATGATGTCGCTCGCCGAGAACTATCAGAAGGAGTCCGAGCTCCAGAACAAGATCCGCGCTGCCGTCACCTACCCGACGATCGTCCTCATCATCGCCATCATCGGCGTGCTGGCGATGGTGACCTTCGTCGTACCGGTGTTCGAGAACATGTTCGCGGGGCTCGGCACTTCGCTTCCGCTGCCGACGCAGATCCTCGTGACGATCTCGCGCAACATGTGGTGGATTCTGCCGCTCCTCATCGTCGTGGTCGGCGTCGCCTGGGTGTGGTGGCTCCGCAACCGGAATAAGGAGAGCGTGAGGAGGGTCATCGACCCCTTCAAGCTCAAGATGCCCATCTTCGGCAAGGTCTTCACGAAGATGGCTGTGGCGCGGTTCAGCCGCAACCTCTCGATGATGCTCGACGCCGGTGTGCCGATCATCCAGGCGCTCGCGATCGTGGGCCAGGCCTCGAACAACTGGGCGGTCGAGCGGGCCGTGCACGACATCCAGGACTCCGTGCGACAGGGGCGCTCGTTCTCCGGGCCGCTGGCCAAGGCGGGCGTGTTCCCGACGATGGTCCCGCAGATGGTCGCGGTGGGCGAGGAGTCGGGAACGCTGTCGGAGATGCTCGCGAGCATCGCGGACTTCTACGAGGACGAGGTCGAGACGGCGACCTCGCAGCTCTCGGCGACGATCGAGCCCGTCCTCATCGTGGGCCTCGGCATCATCATCGGTGCCATGGTCATCTCGCTCTACCTGCCCATCTTCACGCTCTACGGGGATCTCGCGAAGCAGGCGTAG
- a CDS encoding HNH endonuclease signature motif containing protein, whose amino-acid sequence MVVEVADVMSVLAAQRLARIDAMRREALAEAERFGRQLNEVAHRSVRLELAAGLRITEHAAEELLRLAEAVVHRYPAVLDSLSHARMTERHASILVDLVDEAEAELRDDLVARAVALAEVEPIGTFRRRLRSLVESARFVTLAERHEAAASQRRTAVMPADDGMAWLMLFGPAVEIQAIHGRITRMAKVIKATPDETRTLDQTRADVMSDLLIDGRSNLHPEQARGIRPTVVVTVPALALLKDGAAAAAAATGQPPTVEGVGPIPLERARELAGEDRSMMRILTHPETGMVLSVSRDRYEPPPWLAKLVKWRAERCMAPGCSVPASRCEVDHSIAWQHGGHTSLGNLCPLCTGHHTIKHHGGWTVRQIEGSGGALEWISPTGRRYVVEPERRVPVFRPAESADAPF is encoded by the coding sequence TTGGTCGTCGAAGTGGCCGACGTGATGTCCGTCCTCGCCGCACAGCGGCTCGCGCGGATCGATGCGATGCGACGCGAGGCGCTCGCCGAGGCGGAGCGATTCGGGCGGCAGCTGAACGAGGTGGCACACCGCTCGGTGCGGCTCGAGCTCGCCGCCGGGCTGCGGATCACCGAGCACGCAGCCGAGGAGCTGCTGCGACTTGCTGAGGCAGTGGTGCACCGGTATCCGGCCGTACTCGACTCTCTGTCTCATGCGCGCATGACGGAGCGGCACGCGAGCATCCTGGTGGACCTCGTCGACGAGGCGGAGGCCGAGCTGCGCGATGATCTCGTCGCTCGGGCTGTCGCGCTCGCCGAAGTCGAGCCGATCGGCACCTTCCGTCGGCGCCTCCGCAGCCTCGTGGAGTCTGCGCGATTCGTCACCCTCGCTGAGCGCCACGAAGCTGCTGCGTCGCAGCGCCGTACGGCCGTCATGCCTGCGGACGACGGCATGGCGTGGCTCATGCTCTTCGGCCCCGCGGTCGAGATCCAGGCGATCCACGGTCGGATTACGAGGATGGCCAAGGTCATCAAAGCGACGCCTGACGAGACGCGGACGCTCGACCAGACTCGCGCCGATGTGATGAGCGACCTCCTCATCGACGGACGTTCCAACCTGCATCCCGAGCAGGCGCGGGGGATCAGGCCGACGGTCGTCGTGACGGTGCCGGCGCTCGCGCTCCTGAAGGACGGCGCGGCGGCTGCGGCAGCGGCGACGGGGCAGCCGCCGACCGTCGAGGGAGTCGGTCCGATTCCCCTCGAGCGGGCTCGCGAGCTGGCCGGGGAAGACCGGTCGATGATGCGCATCCTCACCCATCCGGAGACTGGAATGGTGCTCTCGGTCTCGCGCGATCGATACGAGCCGCCTCCGTGGCTGGCGAAGCTCGTCAAGTGGCGGGCCGAGCGATGCATGGCTCCGGGATGCAGCGTCCCGGCCTCGAGATGCGAGGTCGACCACTCGATCGCGTGGCAGCACGGCGGTCACACCTCGCTCGGAAACCTTTGCCCGCTCTGCACGGGTCACCACACGATCAAGCACCACGGTGGCTGGACCGTGCGCCAGATCGAGGGGAGCGGTGGTGCTCTCGAGTGGATCTCTCCGACGGGGCGTCGCTATGTCGTGGAGCCGGAGCGCAGGGTTCCCGTCTTCCGGCCGGCGGAATCCGCGGACGCGCCGTTCTGA
- a CDS encoding type II secretion system protein: MSGRNRADQGFGLVEVVIAIFLLAVVAVAILPGLWQGISQSARQSSTATATRYLNALVEEARDAHSCSALNSIATPSPSATPLKDGRGRDLVVAGTVTNCSSGRAARLSLQITGDGKVLASTTALVYIP; the protein is encoded by the coding sequence ATGTCGGGTAGAAATAGAGCCGATCAGGGCTTTGGTCTGGTCGAGGTGGTTATAGCGATCTTCCTCCTCGCGGTGGTGGCGGTCGCCATATTGCCGGGACTGTGGCAGGGGATCTCCCAGTCGGCTAGGCAATCGTCGACGGCGACCGCTACTCGATACCTCAACGCCCTCGTGGAGGAGGCGCGCGACGCGCACTCCTGCTCGGCGCTCAATTCGATCGCCACTCCGTCACCGTCCGCCACCCCGCTGAAAGATGGTCGCGGTCGGGATTTGGTCGTAGCGGGAACCGTCACAAATTGCAGTTCCGGTCGAGCCGCGCGACTCTCTCTGCAGATCACCGGCGACGGCAAAGTCCTCGCCTCCACCACAGCACTCGTCTATATCCCATGA
- a CDS encoding prepilin-type N-terminal cleavage/methylation domain-containing protein, translating into MTHHTSKRDDDSGLGLIELIVVLVVTGIIMIAIASIFVNSWKTQDQVTSVTGSTNRGQVVGSMIERAVRNSLYLSVNGAGDELRVRTSLDGTALKCQGFKVASTGVQVATSSTSIGTTWPAWKPAIKAVGGAPYFTLTNGVLSYSFDIQTESAPVRISGDVAVRSDQETGNGGCW; encoded by the coding sequence ATGACCCATCACACGTCGAAGCGCGATGATGACTCCGGGCTGGGGCTGATTGAGCTCATAGTCGTGCTGGTCGTGACCGGGATCATCATGATTGCGATCGCTTCAATCTTCGTGAATTCCTGGAAGACGCAGGATCAAGTGACGAGCGTGACCGGCAGCACCAATCGTGGCCAAGTCGTTGGGTCGATGATCGAGCGGGCCGTACGAAACTCGCTCTATCTCAGCGTCAACGGTGCGGGAGATGAGCTCCGCGTGCGCACCTCCCTCGACGGTACAGCGCTTAAGTGTCAGGGATTCAAGGTCGCCTCCACGGGCGTGCAGGTCGCAACATCTTCCACGTCTATCGGCACTACCTGGCCGGCGTGGAAGCCCGCCATCAAGGCGGTCGGCGGAGCGCCCTACTTCACCCTCACGAACGGCGTTCTCTCTTACAGCTTCGACATCCAGACGGAATCCGCTCCGGTGCGGATTAGCGGCGACGTCGCAGTTCGATCAGATCAAGAAACAGGTAACGGCGGATGTTGGTGA